The genomic segment TTTATGGTACAATAACTCAATAGCAAGATTTTTACGATCACTGCTAGTGTTGTGATGTGTTCATCTCATATATAAGCACCTTTAGGAGGCACGGAAGTTGGAGAAGCTTGTTGTTCATGGTGGTAAGCCGCTGCATGGGACAGTTCGCGTCAGCGGTGCGAAGAATGCTGTGTTGCCCATTATTGTCGCATCCATGTTGGGCGTGACGAAAAGTACATTAACGGAAATTCCCAAGTTGGATGATGTTCATACTGTTTGTGACGTCATCCATTCTTTAGGCGTAAAAATAGAAAATCCCTGTAAAGGAACGCTCGTCTTGGACGGCAGTAATTTGAACAATTCCGTTGCTCCATATGATCTGGTGCGCCGCATGCGCGCGTCTTTCCTGGTTATGGGGCCGTTGCTGGCGCGGCAACGGCACGCCAAAATATCTCTTCCCGGCGGCTGTTCCATCGGCGCCAGGCCGATCGATCTCCACTTAAAGGCTTTCGAAGCGATGGGAGCGGTCATTGATCTGGCCGACGGCGATATAGAAGCATCCGTTCCCGACGGCCTGAAGGGGGCGCAGATATATCTTGATTTTCCCAGTGTCGGCGCGACGGAAAACATCCTGATGGCGGCGTCTATGGCAGAAGGGCGGACCATTCTCGAGAATGCCGCCGAAGAGCCGGAAATCGTCGATTTGGCGACGTATTTGAACAGTATGGGCGCCAATATTCGCGGCGCCGGTACGAATGTGATCCGCATCGAAGGCGTAAAGGAGCTGCACGGCGCTTCTCATTCCGTTATCCCCGACCGCATTGAGGCCGGAACCTTTATGGTCGGTGCGGCCATGACGGGCGGCAACGTTTACGTGGAAAACGCCTTGTCGGAACATTTAAAGCCGTTAGTCGCCAAGTTGAAAGAAGCCGGCGCCACCGTTGAAGAAGAGATTGAAGGGATTCGCGTCATCGGCAGCAGCGATTTAAAGCCTGTCGATATCAAAACATTGCCTTATCCCGGTTTTCCGACGGATATGCAGGCCCAGTTTATGGCGTTGACGACGATTTGCAAAGGAACGAGTGTCGTCACGGAAACGGTTTTTGAAAACCGCTTCATGCATGTTGAAGAATTCAAACGTATGGGCGCCAAGATCCGCATCGAAGGGCGCAGCGCTATTGTCGAGGGCGTGCCCCACCTGCAGGGGGGACGCGTCAATGCGACAGATCTCCGCGCCGGTGCCGCCTTGGTCATGGCCGGACTCGTTGCCGAGGGGAAGACGGAAATCGGCTCACTCTATCATATTGACAGGGGTTATGACAATTTTGTGTTAAAATTGCAAAGGCTAGGTGCAGATATTGTCAGAATCAATAGCGACGAAGAATAAGAAAACTATACATGCCTTGTCGCCGTTGCGGTACTTGTCGCCTGCTTACTGGCTGGGAACGGACGTTGCCATCGATTTGGGGACGACAAATATTATCGTCTATGTAAAGAAACGCGGCGTTGTCGTCAATGAACCGTCCGTTATTGCCGTTGACACAACGGACTACCGGATTGTCGCCATCGGTCAGGAAGCCAAGGCGATGATCGGCAGATCGCCGCGCAATATTCGGGCCTATCATCCGCTGCAATACGGCGTCATTGCCGATTATGACGCAACGGAGTATATGCTGCGATATTATATCCGCAAGGCTATTGGCCGACAGCTTTTCTGCAAGCCGCGGATGATCATCTGCGTACCCTCGGGCGTTACTAATGTTGAACGCCGTGCCGTCATTGAAGCGGCTATTCAGGCGGGGGCCAGAAAGACTGTCGTCATGGAAGAGCCCTTGGCGGCGGCTCTCGGCGCCGGCCTTGATATTGCCGCTTCCAACGGCTCCATGGTGATCGATATGGGCGGCGGTACGACAGATGTGGCCGTTCTCAGTCTCAGCGGCATCGTTATCAGCGAGTCGCTGCGTATCGGCAGCCATACCTTTGATGAAGCGATCATCCATTATTTGGAAAAAATAAAGCATATTACAGTCGGCTACCATACGGCGGAAGAATTGAAGACGCTGATCGGCACGGCGTTGCCTGACGGCCGCAATCTGACGGCAGACGTGCGGGGCAGGAGTACGGAAACGGGTCTGCCCACGACTGTCGACATCGATTCACAGGAAATTCGCCTGGCCCTGCAGGAACCGATCGAACGGATTCTGCGGACAGTCGTATCCATTTTGGAAAAAACTCCGCCAGAACTGGCTGCCGACATTGCCGATCACGGCATTGTCCTGACCGGCGGCGGCATGCTCCTGGACGGGTTTGACCGGCTCATTTCCCGAACGACGGGGATGGCGGCATACCTCAGTGACGATCCGCTTTTGTGCGTCGTTAACGGCGCCGGCAAGGCCCTTTTGGAACTGGACCGGCTGAAGGACAGTTTTGAAGATTTACGATAGGAGGAAAAACAATGAAAAAAGAATATAAAGTATTGGCGGCGTTAGGGTTGGCAGGTTCTTTGTTCAGTGCGCCGGCGACGGCGGCCGATGTGCCGTATACATCCGTATTGAGCGGTAACGTCGTTTCCGTCACGCCTGTCGGTACAGCCGTTAAAGAAGGCGATGTTCTGGTGACGGTCGATTCCCTGGCAGGCCCCATGGCGGCGGCTCGCGCCAACGGCGACGGAACGGTGAAAAGCGTTCACGTGGCGGCAGGCGCTTCCGTCGAATCGGGCGCAGTTGTCGTCGTATTGGAAGAGAAATAAGCGGTGAACATGATGGGAAAACGGTTTCTTTCCGTATTGGCGGCTTGTGCGGCCGCCCTTTGCCTGAACGCTTTTTCAGCGCCCGGAACGGCAGCTGAAGAGTTCATGAATATACAAGACCTCGAACCGGGGATGACAGGCTATGCCAAGACCGTTGTTCACGGCAGGAAAATTGAGACGTTTCCCGTAGAGATACTCGGTGTTATGAAGAACAGCGGGCCTTCGGGAGACCTGGTTCTGGCAAGGTTTTCCGGCGATTTGATGCAGGAAACCGGCGGGATCGCGCAGGGCATGAGCGGCAGTCCCGTGTACGTGAACGGCAAACTTGTCGGCGCCGTCGCTTACGGCTGGTCATTTACGAATTCAAAAGTCGGCATGATCACGCCGATTGCGGATATGGTGAAATTGTGGAATGTACCGACGAAGGAAGAAATCCGGCCTTTCAATGCGCGAGAAGCAGGACTGATACCGATAGCTACGCCGCTGATGGCTTCCGGGTTTGACGGGATTTCACTGGAGTGGATGAAGGGAAAGTTGGCGCAGTATCATTTCGTCCCCGTTAGTACGGCGACGGCTGCCGGCGATGAAACGGCGTGGCCCCTGGAGCCGGGCAGTTCCGTGGCGGCGGCTTTCGTCAACGGTGACATGAAGCTCGGCGCCATCGGCACCGTAACTTATGTTGACAGTGACCACATCGTCGCGTTCGGACACCCCTTTCTGAAGCGTGGCAGCATGGATTATTTCATGCATAATGCCTATATCTTTACGATCGTCAATAACCTGCAGAGTTCATTTAAATTAGGGTCCATCGGCTCGGAAGTCGGCTCAGTGCTGCAGGACCGCGGCGCCGGAATCGCCGGCGTCTGCAATCAGTTGGCGCCGGGTATCCCCGAATTCATTCGCGTACGGGACAACGACACCGATACGGAAAGTCTGCGGCACGTGAAACTCATTGAAGACAATGAACTGACGCCTGTCCTGGCGGCGACAACCGTATATAACACGGTGAATAAGACGATTGATCGCAACGGCGGCGGCACGGCGTCGCTGACGTATACGATCCGTTCCGCCGAAGGCAGGGACAAGGATATTACGCGTCACAATATGTATTATTCCGAAGATAACATTAATGAGAAAAGCATCGATGAATTATATACCGTGTTGGATATACTGAAACACAATGAATTCATCGACTATCCCGTTCTGGACATAGACATGAAGGTCGATATTACGCAGGCCAGAAAATCGGCGCGTATTATTGACGCGACAGCCGGTCCCGTCGTCGTTAGTCCCGGTGATACGGTTTATTTCAAGGTGACGCTCCACCCTTTCCGCGGTGAAGACGAGATCAAGGAAATGACCTTTACCGTGCCGAAAGACCAGCCGAAGGGGGACATGATTCTGGAAATTCGCGGCGGCGGCGTCGTACCGTTGCCGTACCTGATCGAAAAACAGCGGTATAATCTGACGGACGAGATTATTGAACGGCTTCGCCATTACAAGAATTTTGCTGATTTGAAAAAGGAAATTGAAACGGAAGACGCCAATAACGACTTGGTTATCGAAATCCTCGAAAGAAACGTCAGCATGATCAATGACAATAAGAAGACCGCTCCGAAAGCAAAAATTCAGGGAAAAGAGCAGGGTGATGCAGCGAAAGATATGCTCAAGCCTCATAAACAGTTGCTAGGTGACGAAAAAGCCAAGGAAGCCAAAGCGCGCCTGGCGACGCCGTATATCGTCAAGGGAGACGGGCAGCTGACGATCAAAGTCGTCGGCACGAAGGAACGGGACGCCATACTGAAGAAGAACCACAAACTGCAGCAAGGCAAAGCCCTGATCAGTGAAGAGGAAAAGGCCGACGGAGAAATGCAGTCGACTACTGCCGGTATTGCATCCGATGAAGCCGGCGACGATGCGGGCGGCGATAATTCCGACGCCAGGCGCAATGCCAGGCTGAAGACGATTTTTGACGCGGCTGAATAAAAAAATTCCTTTCTTTAGAAAGGAATTTTTTTTGAAAAGAAAGGGAAAAAGAGCTTGAAAGGCTCCTTTTTAATTGATATTTATGCTCTGTCATGATATCATCTAACGTGAGGAAACTGAGGCTGGTATTTAAGTTTCCTCACAGTTTTCTAACAATTGACGCGCCTTGTTTTACAGGGTCCGCCAATAATGGTATAGTTAGGTGTATTAATATGTAATGAGGAGGCGTGTTCGTGCAGGTTTTACTGGAGAAAATAGGACGGTTTACGCTGCATGTTTTCGCGCAAGTAGGCGTTCTCGCCATGCTTTTTGTGGAGACCTTGCGGCAGCTGCCGAAAATCCGGCGCTCGCTGACTGTCGCGCAAATGGCTCATTTAGGCGTCAATTCCCTGCCGATCGTCAGCCTGACCCTGCTGTTTGCAGGGATGGTCATGACGCTGCAGATCGTCGATATTCTGCTCCGCTACGGCGCCCAGTCGACGTTGGGCGGTATCATGTCCGTGGCCATGGGGCGCGAATTGGGACCGATACTGACCGGCGTTGTCGTAGCCGGACGGGTCGGTGCGGCTATGACGGCCGAAATCGGTACGATGAAGGTCACGGAGCAGATTGACGCGCTCCGTTGTATGGCGACGAATCCGATCTCCTATCTCGTCGTTCCCCGTTTTGCCGCTTGCGTGATCATGGTACCGATTCTTACTTTTTACGGGTATCTCATCGGTACGGGCGGCGGCTATGCCGTTGCTATCGTCAGTGCCGGATTGAGTCACTTTACCTATATTAATTCGATCGAATTATTCACCAAAGTCAGCGATATCGCTTTCGGCATGATCAAGGCCATGTTTTTCGGCGGCATTATTTCCCTCGTCGCCTGTTATGAGGGAATGCACGCCAGAAGCGGCGCCGAAGGGGTCGGAGAGGCGACGACGCGGTCTGTCGTGACGTCGATAATCTTTATTTTCATTTGCAATTATTTATTGTCCATTATTTTGTATTAGGAGAAGCTATGATACGTCTTCAGGATGTGACCGTCGCTTACGGCGAAAACGTCATCTTGAATCATATTGACCTGGACATTCGTGATGGCGAAACCCTGGCCATACTCGGCGCCAGCGGTTCCGGCAAGAGCACGATCCTGCGGCTCATCATCGGCCTGCAAAAACCGAACAGCGGTTCCGTGTGGATTGATGGGCAGGATATTACGTCCTATAATGAGGATGAGCTGGATAAGGTGCGGATGCGGATGGGCATGGTCTTTCAATATTCAGCCCTTTTCGATTCCCTGTCCGTCGGTGAGAACGTCGCCTTCGGGCTGCGGCAGCACCGCCGTTTGCCGGAAGCGGAAGTGCAGGCCGTGGTCAGGGAAAAGCTGCACCTCGTCGGGTTGGACGGCATTGAACAGATGATGCCGAACGATCTTTCCGGCGGCATGAAGAAGCGCGTCAGTCTGGCTCGGGCGATTGCCTTGGAGCCGCAGGTTATCCTGTATGACGAACCGACGGCGGGACTTGATCCGTTGCGTTGCCGGGATATTAACCAACTGATCGTCGATACGCAGCGGCACCTGCACACGACATCCGTCCTGGTCACACATGACATGGAGTCGGCTTTTTATGTGGCAGACCGGATGGCGCTGCTCGTTGACGGTACCTTCCGCTTGATCGCAGCGAAAGACGAATTTCAGCATACAAAGAACAGGGATGTACAACTGTTTATTCATGGCGGCGTACTTCCTGAAGAAGGAGAGAGAGCCATATGAATTGGAGTGCAGAAGCGAAAGTCGGCCTGGTCACTATCGTCGGCGTTTTGCTGTTTACCTTTGTCGTTGTTTCTCTGGCGCATACGGAGGTTTTCGGAAAGCCGGGCTATCCGCTGCATATCCTGTTCAAGGATGCCAACGGGCTACATCCGGGAAACTCCGTTCGCTATGTCGGCGTCAATGTCGGGAAAGTGGAGAGCGTGACGCCGTCGAAGGATGGTGTCGACGTCAGGATCAAGTTGAATAAGGGAACGGAAATTCCCCGCGATTCGAAAGCGTCGATTACGACGGACGGTCTTTTAGGGGAAAAGATCGTTTCCATCACAGCCGGTGAAGATCGTGAAAATCTGGCGGCAGAAGGCGACTATTTGAGCGGCAGTGATGCTAAGACCGTCAACGATATGATGAAGAGCGCCGATAAATTGCTGACTAACGTCAATCTGATGATGCGTAATGTCAATACGGTTATTGGCGATGAAAAGACGCAGGCCGCCATGCGCGGCTCTCTGCAGAATCTGGAAGCGCTGACAGGCAACGCCAACGGCATGATGGAAGCAAATGCCGGTAATGTGCAGCAAATGACGGCCAATATGGCCGCCATGACGACGGCGCTGAACGAGTCGGTGCAGCGTCTGGACGGTGACGGCTCCCTGTCCGATAATATGCGGGCCACTGTGGGGAATATCAAATCCATATCCGACCGTTTTGAAAACATAGCCCGTTCCATGGAGAGTATTGCAACGGATCCGCAAAGCAGTGCCGATATCAAGACGACGCTCCGCAATACGGCGCAGATATCGGACAAGGTCAACCATTTTTTCGGCGGTAAAGGCGACATCAAAATGGACGGCGATGTGGGCCTGTTATATAACGATACGAAAAATGAAAGCCGTGGTCACGTAAATTTTAAGGTGTACCGCGGCAATACATTCGCTCTGCTGGGAGCTGAAAATATTGGCGGCGGTACGGGGCTGGATTTGCAATATGGGCGGCGAAGCCGTTTTTTTGACAGTCGTATCGGCCTGATCAACGGTGATCTCGGCGGCGGCTTGGATTTCTTTGTCGATAAACCGTTCCGCTTGTCTTTGGAAGGATATAATCCTGATGACTGGCGGTATCGGCTGAAAGCGCAGTTCCGCCTGACTTCGAATATGTATCTTTTCGGCCAGTTTACGCGGCCCATGGACCGCAGTGACGGCGGCAATTATTACGGTATCAATTATGTCTTTTAAACAAAGACGGTCAGTTATTATGAACATGTGGGGGGATCCTGAATGAACAAGCATTTGTATACACGTATTTTGACGGCAATGGTGATTACTTCCATCGGTACGGCTGCATCTGCGGCGGCGCCCGTTCAGCCTGTCGCCTTGGAACAGCCGGTAACGGCCAATACGCAGGTTGCCGCCGGTCAGGCCGATCAAGCGGCGCGGCAGGCAGCGGCGGCGAAGCTCATTGCTGAGAGAAACGCCGATGTACCGCCTGCTTTACGGGAGGAACTGGCGCAAAAAATTCAGCAAGATATGCAGAAGCTGGCAGCCAAAGCGGCGAAGCAGAAAGAAGCCGATCCGGTCATCGTCGTAGGGCACGTAGCTTCGAACCAGGCTGTCGAATTGAACCTGCCGAAGACCGTGCAAATGGCTCTCGATTATAATCGCGATATCAAAATGGCGCATTATAGTTTGAAGTCGGCCGAATACGCCATTGATGAAGCCCGGGCCAGTAAAATGCCGCAACTGGATTATACATGGAGCAGCAGCCGTGCAGGCAGCGCATCGACAAATACCGTTAATAAGTTTACCAACGGATTGTCCTTGACGCTTCCGCTCTACACAGGCGGCAAAGCGGAAGGGAATATTGCCGTTGCTCAATTGAGCAAGACTTCGGCGCAGGAAGAAGTTCTGCGCGTCGAACAGGAAACAAAGCTGAATGCCATTTCCGCCTATTACGGTCTGCTGGCATACGAAGAATTGCAGGACGTGTACGACGAATCGGTGACCAATTTACAGGGGCATGTTGATAACGTATCGGCCCGTTATAACGTAGGTACCGTTGCCAAGGTAGACGTGCTTTCCTCCGATGTGTCCCTGGCCAATGCCAAGACGGACGCCGTAACGGCTGCCAATAACGTGGCCAACGCCGAAGCCAGCTTGAATAATATTCTGGGGCTGCCGGTGCAGACCAAGTTGGTTTTGGCCGATCACCGCCTGCCCTTCAATGAATACACGATATCGCTGGAAGAGGCGATTGATTATGCCATGAAGTATCGTCCTGACGTATTGCAGGCCGGTTTGGCCGTGCAGGAAGCGGAAGAGACGATCGGCATTGCCGAAGCCGGTCATCGTCCGACTGTCAGTATCGGCGCTTCCAACGGTTGGAGCGATACGTCCTTCCCCGGTTGGGATAATCGTGACTGGGCCATTACGGGCGGTGTTTCGTACAGCCTGTACGACGGCGGCGCTACGAACGCCAAGATCAAGGAAGCGAAACAATCGTTGCTGACAGCAAGGGAAAATGAGCAAAAAGTGCGCGAGTCCGTACAACTTGAAGTAAAAAAAGCTTATTTGGATATCCGCAGCGCGGCGCAGAAAGTGGAAGCGACACAGACCGTTATCAATCAGGCTGAAGAGAACTTCAAGATTCAATCTGTCCGCTATCAGGCCGGCGTCGGCATCAATCTGGATGTCCTCGATGCGCAGCTCAGCCTGAATGAAGCGAGAACCAATAATATCCAGGCGTTGTATGATTATAATGTCGGAATCGCCACGTTGGAACAGGCTATGGGGGTAGATGTCCGTTCCGGCGTCGTCATTCCGTCCGGCACGATAAATACGGTTGTTCAGTAGCGGCAGGCATTGCCGCTCAACTACAGGGGGAGAGAATTGTGATGATGCAATTCTCTCTTTGTGTTGTCTTTACAGGCAGGAGAGGTAACGGATGAAACGACAATGGATCGTGCCGGTCATAGCCGCCATATGCGTACTCTTTGTTGCGGCCTTTACAGCAGGGAGAGGGCTGTGGCTGCCTCAGGTGACCGCATTGGTGCAAAAAACTGCAAATGAAAGTATAAACGGTACGGTATCGTTTGCCGGCTTGGATGTTTCTCTTACCGGTCATGTCATCGTCCGGGAGCCTGTAGTGAAAGATCGGCAGGGACACATTACGGTGGAAGCGCAGTCTGTCGACATTACGCTGAATCCGCTGCAGCTGCTGCGGCGCAGTCAAACGGCGGCGATCGTCGATACTGTCGACATCAACGGCGCCGTCGTCCATCTTTGGCAAAATGATCGGACTCAGGCGTGGAATATAGAATCGTTGGTTAAGCCGAACCGGGATCAGACCGATTCCGGTTTTCGCGGTACCGTTAACGTTCATGACGGAACCGTGCGCGTGCAGCTTCCCGATTATTCCGTTTTCATCGGCACGAAAATCGAGGGAGCCGTTTCCTTCAGCGATTATCCGGGCCTTGCTGCCGATGCGACGTTCCTGGCAGATGATCAAAAGATATCGCTGTCCGGGCACTATCGGTCGAAACGGCAGTTCGATCTGACCGTGAATGGGGAGGCCCTTGAACTGAAGAGGCTCATGCCTTTTATGCCGGCAACGATTGCCGTCAAGATCACGGCAGGCAGGGCGGAACGGATTCGGCTGCGTGCCGTGCAGAGTCATAACGGGTTGTCGTTGAGCGGGCAGGCCGATCTCAAGGACGGTGCGGCGCAGGCTTACGGCTGCGAACTGTCGGAACTGTCCGGACGGCTGCAGCTGGACGGCCGCGACGTTATTCTGAAACAGCTTACAGGCGCTGTTAACGGTCAGTCCGTTACCGTCGGCGGCGTCATCAAAACGGATACGGGCGCGCCTGTCTTCAATCTGGATATTACGGCGCCGCAGCTCTCGGCAGATGCCTTTCGCAGTTTTTTGGCCGATTTGCCGTTAAGCGGTACGGCCGGGTTTACGGGAACCGTTTGGGGAACCGTCGATAACTTGCGTTTACAGGGAAATGTGACGCTGCATGACGCTTCTTATGACGGCCTTTTGATTGAACATGCCGGCGCCGTTGTCCGGTATGACGGACAGCGCGGCAGCCTGGATGATCTGCACGCTGCCGTAGCCGGCGGAACGGTCAGCGGCAGCGGCACATATGACAAAGAAACGGGCGCTGTCGCAGTGACGGCGCATGCCGATTCCGTCGATTTGAGCCGAATCCCGCAGCTTCCGGTTTCCTTGCTCGGCGTCGTCTCCGGTGACGTGACTCTTGCCGGCAACCTTAACGATTTGCCGGGCTTGACTGCCAGGGGATCCCTATCGGCCGGGGCGTTGTCGTACGACGGCATAGAAGTCGATTCGGCAGCAGGTGATGTTTTTTATCAAGATGGCGTTATTACGTTGCAAAACGGTACGGCTGCCGTCGGCGACGGCGTCATTCATGCAGATGGCGCTTATCATCTGGCGAACGGTGACGGAGCCGCTTCCTTTACGGCGGAGAAGGTTCCTTTAGCCATTTTCGCTTCTTATTTGGGAACGCCGCTGAGCGGCACCGTTTCGGCGGCAGGGCATATTTCCGGCAGCGAACCTCGTTGGGACGTTGTCTTTACGGCGTCTTCCGGTGAGGCGGCGGGAATGCCCTTTGATAGGCTTGAAGGTTCTTTACTGGGGACGGGAACTGCCGTTACGATTCCGCAAGTAGCGTGGTATTATCAGGACGGCAGTCATCAAGCGTCCGGTACGGCGGATCTTGGCAGCCGGCGCCTTGACTTTACGGTACAGACGAAGCACATGCGTCTCGAACGGCTTCTGCCGGCTATCGGCAAAGCGGATTTGCCGCTTACCGGCTGGCTTGATAATACGCTGACCGTCAGCGGTACCGTTGATGACCCGCAGGTCGCGGGGGCGGTGGAACTGACCGACGGTTCGGCAGCAGGTTTTCTGTATCAGCAGGTACGCGCCGATTATCGTTACGCCAACGGGGTACTTCTGGTTCAGAACGGGATGATTTCCGCTTACGATGCCGTACTGAACGTGGCTGGATCGATCGGCGACGCGCTGGATATCCGGATTTCGGGAAATAACCTGGACGTATCGCGGCTCATGCCGCAAGAGGGACCCAAACGGTCAGGGATTCTTGCGGTCGAAGGGCACATCGGCGGTACGCCTGCTGCTCCTGTAGGTTCGGGCACGATTCGTGCCGACCGGTTGGTCATCAACGATATACCCATTACGGATGTGAGCGGCGATATCGGCTATTTCGGCGGAATTCTGCGTTTGACAAATTTCCATTTTAAACAAAATAACGGTGTTTATGAAGCCAATCTCAGCCATAATCCCGCTACCGGCTGGATCATGGCAAGAGCTTCCGTAACGGGCGGTGAACTGGCCGACCTGATCGGTCTGACCACGTTGCCGTTGACGAAGGTCAGCGGTAAATTAGACGGCAAGATAGCGCTCGACGGAACTGTCGACGCGCCGCAGGTCAAGGTTACGGGAACGATCAGCGGCGGCGTCATGGACGGGTATGCCGTCGCTCCCGCCGATATCAATGTCACCTACGCGGATGATACGCTGCAGATCAATGCGCTGACCCTTTCCGTCAGCGGCGGCGGTTTATTGGCCGCCAGAGGAACGTACGCTATGCATGGCCCCGTTTCCATGCAGATAGCCGGTAAGAATTTTCCGTCCCGTATTTTATTGGATGTCTTGGGAAAAGATACTGTTCCCGTCGATACAACGCTCGA from the Megasphaera vaginalis (ex Bordigoni et al. 2020) genome contains:
- a CDS encoding ABC transporter ATP-binding protein, whose product is MIRLQDVTVAYGENVILNHIDLDIRDGETLAILGASGSGKSTILRLIIGLQKPNSGSVWIDGQDITSYNEDELDKVRMRMGMVFQYSALFDSLSVGENVAFGLRQHRRLPEAEVQAVVREKLHLVGLDGIEQMMPNDLSGGMKKRVSLARAIALEPQVILYDEPTAGLDPLRCRDINQLIVDTQRHLHTTSVLVTHDMESAFYVADRMALLVDGTFRLIAAKDEFQHTKNRDVQLFIHGGVLPEEGERAI
- a CDS encoding SpoIVB peptidase S55 domain-containing protein — its product is MMGKRFLSVLAACAAALCLNAFSAPGTAAEEFMNIQDLEPGMTGYAKTVVHGRKIETFPVEILGVMKNSGPSGDLVLARFSGDLMQETGGIAQGMSGSPVYVNGKLVGAVAYGWSFTNSKVGMITPIADMVKLWNVPTKEEIRPFNAREAGLIPIATPLMASGFDGISLEWMKGKLAQYHFVPVSTATAAGDETAWPLEPGSSVAAAFVNGDMKLGAIGTVTYVDSDHIVAFGHPFLKRGSMDYFMHNAYIFTIVNNLQSSFKLGSIGSEVGSVLQDRGAGIAGVCNQLAPGIPEFIRVRDNDTDTESLRHVKLIEDNELTPVLAATTVYNTVNKTIDRNGGGTASLTYTIRSAEGRDKDITRHNMYYSEDNINEKSIDELYTVLDILKHNEFIDYPVLDIDMKVDITQARKSARIIDATAGPVVVSPGDTVYFKVTLHPFRGEDEIKEMTFTVPKDQPKGDMILEIRGGGVVPLPYLIEKQRYNLTDEIIERLRHYKNFADLKKEIETEDANNDLVIEILERNVSMINDNKKTAPKAKIQGKEQGDAAKDMLKPHKQLLGDEKAKEAKARLATPYIVKGDGQLTIKVVGTKERDAILKKNHKLQQGKALISEEEKADGEMQSTTAGIASDEAGDDAGGDNSDARRNARLKTIFDAAE
- a CDS encoding MlaE family ABC transporter permease, whose translation is MQVLLEKIGRFTLHVFAQVGVLAMLFVETLRQLPKIRRSLTVAQMAHLGVNSLPIVSLTLLFAGMVMTLQIVDILLRYGAQSTLGGIMSVAMGRELGPILTGVVVAGRVGAAMTAEIGTMKVTEQIDALRCMATNPISYLVVPRFAACVIMVPILTFYGYLIGTGGGYAVAIVSAGLSHFTYINSIELFTKVSDIAFGMIKAMFFGGIISLVACYEGMHARSGAEGVGEATTRSVVTSIIFIFICNYLLSIILY
- a CDS encoding MlaD family protein, which gives rise to MNWSAEAKVGLVTIVGVLLFTFVVVSLAHTEVFGKPGYPLHILFKDANGLHPGNSVRYVGVNVGKVESVTPSKDGVDVRIKLNKGTEIPRDSKASITTDGLLGEKIVSITAGEDRENLAAEGDYLSGSDAKTVNDMMKSADKLLTNVNLMMRNVNTVIGDEKTQAAMRGSLQNLEALTGNANGMMEANAGNVQQMTANMAAMTTALNESVQRLDGDGSLSDNMRATVGNIKSISDRFENIARSMESIATDPQSSADIKTTLRNTAQISDKVNHFFGGKGDIKMDGDVGLLYNDTKNESRGHVNFKVYRGNTFALLGAENIGGGTGLDLQYGRRSRFFDSRIGLINGDLGGGLDFFVDKPFRLSLEGYNPDDWRYRLKAQFRLTSNMYLFGQFTRPMDRSDGGNYYGINYVF
- the murA gene encoding UDP-N-acetylglucosamine 1-carboxyvinyltransferase; its protein translation is MEKLVVHGGKPLHGTVRVSGAKNAVLPIIVASMLGVTKSTLTEIPKLDDVHTVCDVIHSLGVKIENPCKGTLVLDGSNLNNSVAPYDLVRRMRASFLVMGPLLARQRHAKISLPGGCSIGARPIDLHLKAFEAMGAVIDLADGDIEASVPDGLKGAQIYLDFPSVGATENILMAASMAEGRTILENAAEEPEIVDLATYLNSMGANIRGAGTNVIRIEGVKELHGASHSVIPDRIEAGTFMVGAAMTGGNVYVENALSEHLKPLVAKLKEAGATVEEEIEGIRVIGSSDLKPVDIKTLPYPGFPTDMQAQFMALTTICKGTSVVTETVFENRFMHVEEFKRMGAKIRIEGRSAIVEGVPHLQGGRVNATDLRAGAALVMAGLVAEGKTEIGSLYHIDRGYDNFVLKLQRLGADIVRINSDEE
- a CDS encoding TolC family protein, coding for MNKHLYTRILTAMVITSIGTAASAAAPVQPVALEQPVTANTQVAAGQADQAARQAAAAKLIAERNADVPPALREELAQKIQQDMQKLAAKAAKQKEADPVIVVGHVASNQAVELNLPKTVQMALDYNRDIKMAHYSLKSAEYAIDEARASKMPQLDYTWSSSRAGSASTNTVNKFTNGLSLTLPLYTGGKAEGNIAVAQLSKTSAQEEVLRVEQETKLNAISAYYGLLAYEELQDVYDESVTNLQGHVDNVSARYNVGTVAKVDVLSSDVSLANAKTDAVTAANNVANAEASLNNILGLPVQTKLVLADHRLPFNEYTISLEEAIDYAMKYRPDVLQAGLAVQEAEETIGIAEAGHRPTVSIGASNGWSDTSFPGWDNRDWAITGGVSYSLYDGGATNAKIKEAKQSLLTARENEQKVRESVQLEVKKAYLDIRSAAQKVEATQTVINQAEENFKIQSVRYQAGVGINLDVLDAQLSLNEARTNNIQALYDYNVGIATLEQAMGVDVRSGVVIPSGTINTVVQ
- a CDS encoding rod shape-determining protein, with product MSESIATKNKKTIHALSPLRYLSPAYWLGTDVAIDLGTTNIIVYVKKRGVVVNEPSVIAVDTTDYRIVAIGQEAKAMIGRSPRNIRAYHPLQYGVIADYDATEYMLRYYIRKAIGRQLFCKPRMIICVPSGVTNVERRAVIEAAIQAGARKTVVMEEPLAAALGAGLDIAASNGSMVIDMGGGTTDVAVLSLSGIVISESLRIGSHTFDEAIIHYLEKIKHITVGYHTAEELKTLIGTALPDGRNLTADVRGRSTETGLPTTVDIDSQEIRLALQEPIERILRTVVSILEKTPPELAADIADHGIVLTGGGMLLDGFDRLISRTTGMAAYLSDDPLLCVVNGAGKALLELDRLKDSFEDLR